A window of Tripterygium wilfordii isolate XIE 37 chromosome 7, ASM1340144v1, whole genome shotgun sequence contains these coding sequences:
- the LOC120002146 gene encoding auxin-induced protein 15A-like: protein MGFRLPGIVQAKKALRHLPGTANQAAPGALDVPKGYFAVYVGENQKKRFLIPVSYLNQPLFLDLLSQAEEEFGYDHPMGGLTIPCSEDIFIDITNRLTRS from the coding sequence ATGGGCTTTCGTTTGCCTGGTATTGTTCAAGCTAAGAAAGCTCTTCGACATCTTCCCGGTACTGCTAACCAAGCAGCTCCAGGAGCCTTAGATGTTCCGAAGGGCTACTTTGCAGTTTATGTTGGAGAAAACCAAAAGAAGCGTTTTTTGATCCCAGTATCATACTTGAACCAGCCTTTGTTCTTGGATTTGCTCAGTCAAGCTGAAGAAGAATTTGGATATGATCACCCGATGGGTGGTCTTACAATTCCTTGCAGTGAAGACATCTTCATTGACATCACTAATCGCTTAACCAGGTCATGA
- the LOC120002537 gene encoding probable aspartic protease At2g35615 — translation MHQSLILFFIIFLFHILIQSLTKGKNINFNVDLIHRDSPLSPLYNSSLTPYELMRKAALRSYSRANFLRASMHIDDKQYVSSLTEYQGHYFMEVYIGSPPVVFHLIADTGSSLIWVKYSQDYKPHHFYPPSSSAYQNVSYNPEFCKALGNRNVGDSESCEYDRSYSDGSYTSGILGKETFHLNLTTHGSHPFHGVVFGCSKEHYLYGGNSKFQGIVGLGAGVLSLVSQLKSQIESKFSYCLVPITSKKTNKLRFGAGEMISGVEVVSTPIVFKHPPNHYYVSLEGISIGGNKAITGHRRGKHIMIDSGTFLTMLHSSLYNNLETIVKNAIDGTPIKNPPGKFKLCYETKSIRLNDLPKMVFHFEDADIHLLPIHTFMQCLGDVVCMIIVPNDNLSIFGSMAQVNFQVEFDLQNKKVSFTRVNCEAM, via the coding sequence ATGCATCAATCACTCAtcctttttttcattattttcttattcCATATTTTGATTCAATCTCTTACAAAAGGGAAAAACATCAACTTCAACGTTGATCTTATTCATCGTGATTCGCCACTATCTCCACTTTATAACTCTTCTCTAACTCCATATGAGTTGATGAGAAAGGCTGCGCTACGTTCCTATAGTCGAGCCAACTTTCTTCGCGCATCTATGCATATTGATGATAAGCAATATGTGTCATCGCTCACTGAATATCAAGGTCACTATTTCATGGAGGTTTATATTGGATCCCCACCTGTTGTATTCCATCTGATTGCTGACACCGGAAGTAGTCTCATATGGGTAAAATATTCTCAAGATTATAAGCCACACCACTTTTATCCACCAAGTTCATCCGCCTATCAAAATGTTTCTTATAACCCAGAATTTTGCAAGGCTTTGGGCAATAGAAATGTTGGGGACTCAGAGAGTTGCGAATATGATCGTTCTTACTCGGATGGTTCATATACGTCAGGAATCCTAGGCAAGGAAACTTTCCATTTAAATCTCACTACACATGGATCACATCCTTTTCACGGAGTAGTGTTCGGATGTAGTAAAGAACATTACTTATATGGAGGGAATAGTAAATTTCAAGGTATTGTTGGCCTCGGAGCAGGAGTATTATCGTTAGTTTCTCAATTGAAATCTCAAATAGAATCCAAATTCTCCTATTGCTTAGTTCCCAtcacttcaaagaaaactaataagTTGAGATTTGGAGCGGGAGAAATGATTTCTGGGGTAGAGGTTGTTTCAACTCCAATTGTATTTAAACATCCTCCTAATCACTACTATGTCAGTCTTGAAGGTATTAGCATTGGAGGAAATAAAGCAATCACAGGTCATCGTCGAGGTAAACATATCATGATAGATTCTGGAACTTTTCTTACAATGTTACACTCAAGCCTATACAATAATCTCGAAACCATTGTTAAAAATGCAATCGATGGTACCCCAATAAAAAATCCACCGGGAAAATTTAAATTGTGTTATGAAACCAAATCTATTAGACTTAACGACCTCCCAAAAATGGTGTTCCATTTTGAAGATGCAGACATTCATCTACTACCTATTCACACATTTATGCAATGTCTTGGTGATGTGGTTTGTATGATAATAGTCCCAAATGATAATCTTTCGATATTTGGAAGTATGGCACAAGTGAACTTTCAAGTGGAATTCGACCTCCAAAATAAAAAGGTTTCTTTCACTAGAGTAAATTGCGAGGCAATGTAG
- the LOC120002536 gene encoding uncharacterized protein LOC120002536, which produces MDVSFFELGSNSVLSISSIKSFLLLQLQTLLRSFSLLNRSMGFRFWGIIKAKKALQHLPITANQETSGALEVPNGCFAVYVGQNQRKRFVIPLSFLKQPLFIDLLSQAEEEFGFDHPMGVLTIPCSEDTFIDTTDRLTRSSGQEYYLLMGIDRICLASCLKQQVLEKVSLDLLDNKACDSLVTLSLTEPYLVSSWSLLRDQRSRVLV; this is translated from the exons ATGGATGTTTCTTTCTTTGAGCTGGGCAGCAACTCAGTTCTTAGCATCTCAAGCATCAAAagttttcttctccttcaacTTCAAACACTTTTGAGGTCCTTTTCCTTGTTAAACAGAAGTATGGGTTTTCGTTTTTGGGGTATTATTAAAGCTAAGAAAGCTCTTCAACATCTTCCAATTACTGCAAACCAAGAAACTTCAGGGGCCTTAGAAGTTCCAAATGGCTGCTTTGCAGTTTATGTTGGACAAAACCAGAGGAAGCGTTTTGTGATACCACTATCATTCTTGAAACAGCCTTTGTTCATTGATTTGCTGAGTCAAGCTGAAGAAGAATTTGGATTTGATCATCCAATGGGTGTTCTTACAATTCCCTGCAGTGAAGACACCTTCATTGATACCACTGATCGCTTAACCAG GTCATCAGGCCAGGAGTACTATCTTCTTATG GGCATTGACAGAATTTGTTTGGCAAGCTGTCTAAAGCAACAAGTGCTAGAGAAAGTGAGTCTGGACCTG TTGGATAACAAAGCATGTGATAGCCTTGTGACCTTGTCCCTCACAGAGCCCTATCTAGTTTCCTCTTGGTCATTACTCAGAGATCAGAGATCACGTGTTCTTGTATAA
- the LOC120002148 gene encoding auxin-induced protein X15-like, translating to MGFRLPGIVQAKKALRHLPSTANQAAPGAIDVPKGYFAVYVGENQKKRFVIPVSYLNQPLFLDLLSHAEEEFGFDYPMGGLTIPCNERIFIDITCRLNRF from the coding sequence ATGGGTTTTCGTTTGCCTGGTATTGTTCAAGCTAAGAAAGCTCTTCGACATCTTCCCAGTACTGCTAACCAAGCAGCTCCAGGGGCCATAGATGTTCCGAAGGGCTACTTTGCAGTGTATGTTGGAGAAAACCAAAAGAAGCGTTTTGTGATCCCAGTATCATACTTGAACCAGCCTTTGTTCTTGGATTTGCTCAGTCATGCTGAAGAAGAATTCGGTTTTGATTATCCGATGGGTGGTCTAACAATTCCCTGCAATGAACGGATCTTCATTGATATCACTTGTCGCTTGAATAGGttttaa
- the LOC120002135 gene encoding auxin-induced protein 15A-like, with protein MYIYLSVCGLESNSNSSILKHQKLSFSFNFKYCEIFSLLLSMGFRLPRIVQAKKALRHLPGIANQAAPGALDVPKGYFAVYVGENQKKRFLIPVSYLNQPLFLDLLSQAEEEFGFDHPMGGLTIPCSEDIFIDITNRLTRS; from the coding sequence ATGTATATATACTTGTCTGTGTGTGGATTGGAAAGCAACTCAAATTCCAGTATTCTCAAACACCAAAAGTTATCTTTTTCGTTCAACTTCAAGTATTGtgagattttctctctcttgttaagCATGGGTTTTCGTTTGCCTCGTATTGTTCAAGCTAAGAAAGCTCTTCGACATCTTCCCGGTATTGCTAACCAAGCAGCTCCAGGGGCCTTGGATGTTCCGAAGGGCTACTTTGCAGTTTATGTTGGAGAAAACCAAAAGAAGCGGTTTTTGATCCCTGTATCATACTTGAACCAGCCTTTGTTCTTGGATTTGCTCAGTCAAGCTGAAGAAGAATTTGGATTTGATCATCCGATGGGTGGCCTTACAATTCCTTGCAGTGAAGACATCTTCATTGATATCACTAATCGCTTAACCAGGTCTTGA
- the LOC120002134 gene encoding peptide chain release factor 1-like, whose amino-acid sequence MAMAAQWLTKSMIYSFRLEGRLRFSFPTTAKTLDGRFTLSTTRRRRLFWGSNDCQIRNSSCSSNNNKSYLELSDEELMKQCEMDTFKSSGPGGQHRNKRESAVRLKHLPTGVLAQAAEDRSQHMNRESALSRLRTLIALKVRNSVNLDEYSPPQELLQILPRKSTIRPSDIGPQIGPKNPKFALGMQALLDLIVAADGSVSEAAKFIGLSTGALSRLILSDDALRKTVNDLRTVKGMKPLK is encoded by the coding sequence ATGGCAATGGCAGCTCAATGGCTTACGAAATCCATGATTTACTCTTTTAGACTTGAAGGAAGATTGAGGTTTTCGTTTCCAACAACAGCGAAGACTCTTGATGGAAGATTCACTTTGTCCACAACCAGGAGAAGAAGGTTGTTTTGGGGTTCTAATGACTGTCAAATTCGTAACAGCAGTTGCAGTAGTAATAACAACAAGAGTTACTTGGAATTGAGCGATGAAGAGCTGATGAAGCAGTGCGAAATGGATACTTTCAAGTCCTCCGGCCCCGGCGGTCAGCACCGCAACAAGAGAGAGTCCGCCGTCCGTCTCAAGCACCTTCCCACCGGTGTTCTCGCTCAGGCTGCTGAGGACCGTTCTCAGCATATGAATCGCGAATCAGCCTTGTCGCGTCTTCGCACTCTAATAGCTCTCAAAGTCAGGAACTCTGTCAATCTCGATGAATATTCGCCTCCTCAGGAGCTCCTTCAAATTCTTCCCCGAAAGTCCACgattagaccgtcggatattgGCCCACAAATTGGTCCTAAAAATCCTAAATTTGCTTTGGGGATGCAAGCGCTGTTAGACCTAATCGTTGCAGCTGACGGTTCTGTTTCTGAAGCAGCAAAGTTTATAGGGTTGAGTACTGGAGCATTGTCTCGGTTGATCCTTTCAGATGATGCTCTTCGTAAGACAGTAAATGACTTGAGGACTGTCAAGGGTATGAAGCCTCTCAAATGA